CTCGAGCGAAACCCAGTCCGGGACGACGTCGGCTGCCGAGAGCGACGGGTTCTCCGAGTGGCCGGACTCGGCTCGCCGCCCGGAAGACCGGTCGTCCGGAACCGAGTCCGGAGACGATCGGTCCGTGACTACACAGTCGTCGACCGAGCAGACTACGGCTCCACGGTCTGTGACGAACGATCAATCCGCTGGAGTAGCGAACGATCAGCCCGCTGGGATAACGGAGGTCGAGACGACCGTACATCCGGTCGAATCAGAGGACTCTGCACAGGCGAGCGCTCGTAGCGAAGTCGTTCCGGCGGACGATCTCCCGACGGACGCCGGACAGGACGGCGGCTCCGGAGTGGTCACCGATGTCGGCGGAAGCGCGGAAACCGGCGCAGGCAGCGAGGACGACCAGCCGCCGAACGACGGCCGGGTCGTTAGCGAGCCGTCAGGTGAACAGCCGTCGATCGAGGATCTCCGGGCGGAACTCAACGAGCAGTTCGAGAGTATCAAGATCGTTCGTCCCGGACAGTACGAGCTCAACCTCATGGAGCTCTACAACCGCGACGAGTACATCATCTCTCTCCAGGAGGACGGGCGGTACGTTATCGACGTCCCGGATTCGTGGCACGACGGCGCGGACGAGTAACTTCGATCGCACCGATTTCGTTCGACCGATGGTGCCGACCCTCATACCGCAGCCGCTCTCCCTTTAGAGCACTCCGATACGACCGTACTTATAGCACCAACTGAAACGATTTACACACCGATCGCACTGTCCGCGGTTCTCGCTTGCGTCGCTCGCTCCGAACCGCGCTCCTGTCGTGCGATCGGGTGTGCACTGATTTTCAGCGACTACTATCGTTTCCTTCCCGGCTCGAGCCCGGTTTCGAAAATCACCGCCGTGTGGCCTCGTTCCGGGGGAAACGATGCCCTCGGGTCCAGTCCGGGAAGGACGATCCCCGGGAGACAGCGACGGCCCGTTAAAACGCCGATCCGGGCGTGATTTCGGCCGAGACAGATGGATTTAAGCGACGCGACCGATAGCCTCAGCATATGAGTACTGCAACCAAGGTCGTCCTCGCGACGGTCGCTGCATCGGCGCTGCTGTCGGCCCTGACAATCTTCCAGACAGTCTTCGTCTGATGTTCGAGCTTCGAGAGCTCTCGAGCCCGGTCGAGGCGATCCGGGCGGAGCACGCGCCCGACGCCGTCGTCGTCGACTGCGAGCGGGACTTCGAGACGCTCCCGCCAGCCCAGGCCGAGGACGTGGGACTGTTCGTCGACGCGCTCGAGCCGACGAGCTACCCTACCGAGTGGCTCCCGACGGACGCGCCGAAACTGCTCGCTCGCTACGCGGGTTCCGATTTCACGATCGGAATGCCGGGCGACGGCAGCATCGCCTGGACGCGCCAGACCGAACCGCCGACGATCATCGTCAAACCCCGCGTGGGGGGATCGCCGGAGCCGTTCCTGAACTTTCTGCTCGCGGAAGCGCTCGTCGAGGTCGGACTCGACGTTCCAGAACACTTCATCGGTTTCTTCGAGGAGGAGTACCGCGCGCTCGATAGGGCGACGGCCCTCGACGCCGGCGGTACCTATCAGGTCGCCGCCGCGCTCTACGACGGTTGGAAGGGACTTCACACGCGCGAGGTGTTTGCCGGATGGCGCACCGACCATCCCGAACTCGCCGACGCGTGGCAGGACGCCGGAACACGACTCGAGGACCGCGTCTCGGGGCTCCCGCGCGCCGTCGCCCGCGGCGAGACCGACTTCGCGGACGCGACGGAGCTAGCCTGTGCGGCGCTCAAGCACGCGATCGAACTCCCGGCGCCGTTCGCCGCCCTCGACACCGAGGCCTACCGGGAGCACGGCCCCGACTACGCGATCACGTGGGCCGAGAAGACGTTCGACGCGCTCGAGGAGTAGCGAGCGTATTTTCGCGACGGAGACGGCGCCGACTCAGTCGTCCTCGACGCGCTCGAGGACGATCCGCTCCTCGAACCTCCCGCGTTCAGCTCGCTTTTCGCGACGCGTGCGTTCGATGGATTCGCGGGATCGATTCTGCGCCTCGAGAATCGCGTCGACGACCTCCAGCACGTCGGCCAGTTCCTCGGGGTCTCTCGACTCCTCGAACTCCCTCGCCTCCTCGAGAAGCTTCGCCGCGAGTCTGTCGGCGTACTCCTCGTCGTCGGCGACGTGCGTTACCGGGCGCTCGTCCTGTTCTTCGATGATCTCGGGAATGCGATCGCGGACGAGTTTGTTGTACCCAGTGGGCATGAGTGTGGTGAACGGTGAAATACCGCGGCTCGTGCGTTCAGAAGCTCGCGTCGACGCTGCCGTCCTCGTCGAGGTCGATGGTACCGTCGAACAGCGCGCGGAACTCGTCGACGAACGCCTCGTCGTGTGGATCCTCCGAGAGGTGGAACAGTCCGACAGCGTCGTGTTCCTCGAGCAGCGAGAGGATCCGCTCGGCGGCGGAAAGGGCCTGTTCCTCGCCGGCGTAGTAGGCGAGTTCGGTGACCGAGTCGAAGCTGATCCGGAGTTTGCCGTCGTGATCGTCGAGGAAGCCGTCGATGTGGTCGACGATGCCGTCGACGTCGTCCGGTGCGGCGACGTAGTGAACGGCGTCGCTGGAGCGTCGCGAGTAGCCGCGTTCGATGCTCAGCGTGTCGAGAATCTCGGCGCGGTTCTCGTCGACGTCGTAGTACTCGAGTTTCTGTCTGACTTCGCGGGCGGTCGTCCGCGTGGAGACGACGAGAAAGTTGTCGGTGTCGGTCTTGAGGAAATCCGTGTCGATTCGGTCCGTCTCACCGGTGCTCGGGTGAAGCAAGAGAATCCCGGTCCCCCCTGGAACCGTCTCGGGCGTCCCGTCGATCGCCAGTTCGTACTCCATATTGCGTGATCAATTTCCGGAACGGACTTAATACTGCGGATGTGTCTCGCGGGGGCACGGGCGGTCGGTTCGTGCGATACAACCCGATTCCGGACCGTCAGACGTCCTCCTGGCGCAAAAGCACGAGCATCGACAGTCCGGAGATAACGACGAGGATGAGCGCGGGAAGCGCGGCGTACCGGTAGTGGGCGGTTCCGTGGGCGCTCCAGATGAGGGTCACGAGCGTTTCCATTCCGATCGGTTGCAGCATCAGCGTTGCCGGAAGTTCCTTCATCGTGGTCAGGAAGACGAGGACGCCCCCGGCGACGACCCCCGGCGCGATTAGCGGCAGCGTTACTCGGCGGAAGGTTTCCAGTCGACCGGCGTTCAGCGTTCGCGCCGCTTCGGGGAGTCGATCGTCGACCTGGAGTACGGACGTCCGCGTGCTCCCGACGGCTTGCGGGAGGAACCGAACGACGTACGCGAACACGAGAAGGACGACGCCCTCCCGATAGATGAACGGAACGTAGTTCGCACCGAAAAAGACGAGCGCGAGACCGATGACGATTCCGGGGACTGCGAAACCGACGTACGTAACGCGTTCGAACAGTCGGGCGAGTATCGATTCTGACTGCGACGACAGATAGCCGACGGGAATGGCAAACGTACAGGCGATGACCGCGGCGAGGCCGG
This DNA window, taken from Natronococcus sp. CG52, encodes the following:
- a CDS encoding OapC/ArvC family zinc-ribbon domain-containing protein → MPHQCTNCGRTFPDGSKEMLSGCPDCGGNKFQFAPSSGTTAAGTASEPNAGAGGEQTGAAETPSGDESEPNPDGVASRAAETVRGWVSSGSSGGSTADPRVSSGSSGGSTADPTTTDPADTTTADAATTNATATETTDAESPSTTPENAEQRRPSEPASSSSETQSGTTSAAESDGFSEWPDSARRPEDRSSGTESGDDRSVTTQSSTEQTTAPRSVTNDQSAGVANDQPAGITEVETTVHPVESEDSAQASARSEVVPADDLPTDAGQDGGSGVVTDVGGSAETGAGSEDDQPPNDGRVVSEPSGEQPSIEDLRAELNEQFESIKIVRPGQYELNLMELYNRDEYIISLQEDGRYVIDVPDSWHDGADE
- a CDS encoding DUF7089 family protein, translating into MFELRELSSPVEAIRAEHAPDAVVVDCERDFETLPPAQAEDVGLFVDALEPTSYPTEWLPTDAPKLLARYAGSDFTIGMPGDGSIAWTRQTEPPTIIVKPRVGGSPEPFLNFLLAEALVEVGLDVPEHFIGFFEEEYRALDRATALDAGGTYQVAAALYDGWKGLHTREVFAGWRTDHPELADAWQDAGTRLEDRVSGLPRAVARGETDFADATELACAALKHAIELPAPFAALDTEAYREHGPDYAITWAEKTFDALEE
- a CDS encoding nucleoside triphosphate pyrophosphohydrolase, whose translation is MPTGYNKLVRDRIPEIIEEQDERPVTHVADDEEYADRLAAKLLEEAREFEESRDPEELADVLEVVDAILEAQNRSRESIERTRREKRAERGRFEERIVLERVEDD
- a CDS encoding DUF7090 family protein; translated protein: MEYELAIDGTPETVPGGTGILLLHPSTGETDRIDTDFLKTDTDNFLVVSTRTTAREVRQKLEYYDVDENRAEILDTLSIERGYSRRSSDAVHYVAAPDDVDGIVDHIDGFLDDHDGKLRISFDSVTELAYYAGEEQALSAAERILSLLEEHDAVGLFHLSEDPHDEAFVDEFRALFDGTIDLDEDGSVDASF